A segment of the Candidatus Sumerlaea chitinivorans genome:
CAGGGGGCGACGGGGCGGGCAATTCGGTCGGGCCGCGTGCAGCTTACGGAGGATGTGTTCACCGATCCAAGATTTTCTCCATGGCGCAAACAAGCCATCGAAGCTGGTTTCTGTACGTCTGCAGCCTTTCCCCTCACAAGTCGAGGTCAAACCTTCGGAGCACTCAACGTATATTCCGATCAAGCGGGGTTCTTTTCTGCCCGACGTTTAGAGGTCTTTCAGACCTTTGCCCATTTGGCTGCAGCGGCGCTTCAGAACGCGTTCTTATATGAAACGGCCCAAGAGCGTCTGGCGCGCCTCGAGGCGCTGCATTCAATCGACATTGCGATGGCGGATCGCGTCTCACTCGCGACCCCTCTCGAGGAACTCCTCAAACAACTGCGCGATCGCTTGGGAGTCGATGTGGCCCTGCTTTTCACCTATGACCCTGAACGTCACGAGCTTTTATGTACTGCCTATTACGGGGCAAACAGCCCTCCGACTCAGCCGATCGTGAAGCTTGGGCATTATTTTGCCGGGACAGCTGCGGCGCAGCAGAGAAGAGTGGTCGTAGAAAATGTGCCAGAGGCGTTAGACCGCTTTTTTGACGCCAACTGGGTACGCGCTGAAAAGCTTCAGTGGGGGTGTGCTGTGCCCTTACTCAGGGGTACCGAGTTGCTCGGCGTGATGGAAATCTTTCAGCGGCGGCCTTTTCAGCCTGATCCCGAGTGGTTTGCTTTTTTGGAAATGTTGGCGGGCCAAGCAGCCATAGCAGTGGATCTCGCTAAACAAGCACACGAAGCTGAGGCAGCCGCCATTGCATTGCGTGACGCCTACGACGCAACAATAGAAGGTTGGTCACGAGCCATAGACTTAAGGGATCACGAGACTAAAGGACACTCCCAGCGCGTGGCGGACCTCACCGTGCGGTTAGCTTGGGCGGTAGGAGTCGAGCCGGAGCAGATTATCCATATTCGTCGCGGGGCACTGCTTCACGATGTGGGCAAACTCGGAGTGCCGGATGCAATTTTGCGAAAGCCGGGGCCCCTCACACCAGAAGAGTGGGAGATCATGCGTAAGCACCCGCAGTACGCGATGGACATGCTGGGAGAGATCGAATTTCTCCGGCCTGCTCTCGAAATCCCGTACTGTCACCACGAGAAGTGGGACGGAAGCGGCTATCCACGCGGCTTGAAAGGAGAAGAAATTCCGTTATCCGCGAGACTTTTTGCTGTGGTAGACGTGTGGGATGCCCTTGCCAGCGACCGGCCCTATCGGGCAGCATGGCCCCACGACTGGATCGTCGAGTATATTCGCGAGCAATCTGGGAAACACTTTGACCCCAAGGTGGTCGAGGTTTTCCTCGAGATGATTCAGAAGCTCTCGTTGCGGAATCATCGGTAATACTTCAACGTGGACGTCTCCGACATGCTATCCTTTGACAGCCGTAGTTGCGCACCGAGTGGCGCGAAATTTGGCAGATAAAGCCGCGTAGCTGGGGGAAAAGGCCCTACGGCTTTCGCCCTAATTTCCACGCAAGCGGAATCTCGATTTGGCAATATGCCATAGGATCAAGTGTGTGCCAACATCGAGGAAGGACAAAGGGAACGTCTCACTTCTTGGACCAGATCCCGCGGCGGGCATCTCGTGCCGCCCGCTCGGCCGCGTAGTATTCTGACAGGTCTTGGAACGGGAGGAAATCCGCGGGCTCGACATAGCCGTAGCCCTGCTCCAACATGTAGCGATTCAGTTCTGTTCCGTCAGCCAACGTCACTAACCCAAGCAGATTGCCGTCCGGATCTCGCAGCGGCTCATCAAAAACAATACGAACTTGCTGGGTGCGCGTCAGTTCGCGGAGTCGTCGCATGCCCTCACGAACATAATAACGGATCACATCGTCGGGGTCTCGCTCCGAAAACATCCGCACTCCCCGCAAACGCACTTCTTCACCGTTCTCGAGAAGGAGGATGCCACGGTTGAAAACTTCTACCACGCGCGTCTCGACTGGCTTATAGCGCGTTATGCCGTCCTCGCCTGTTTCTGGTTGCACAACGCTGCGGACTGGCGAACGGCGCGGGAGTGGCTCAAGGGGCGGAACCGCCAGCGTAGACAAAATCAACCGCGAGTACTCCAATTCTGTAAGCCGCCGTGTGGGACCAAGAGGTTTGGCGACAGGAGTTTCAATTTGGGTGACTATGAAAGGACTTAGCTCGTAGCCGTCTTGCCATGACCACTGTTGAGCGTATTTATCGTAAATTTTCTGAGCCTTACGCGAAGGGCCGACCGCGGAATCACTGCTGCGCCCACTTCGCCTTTCCGCTTGGGCACGGCATTCACTCGCCACGCAAATCCCGAGCACCATCATGACCCAGAAGCATGCCAACTTGCCCGCCATTTTCAGCGTTCCTTTAGTAGTTCGGTATTGAGTATGTTTCACCATGACGCGACTGGCAAGCATGTGCAACCTTCAATTGCATTGACCGCGTGGTACATTCATGAGGCACGTGCCTCGGTCCAAGTGGCGCAAGCGGCTAGCGACTGGAGGTGGCAAGGCGGGGAACACAACATCGGGGAATAACCCACCGGTCAGATGGCTAACATTTTCAGGCTTAGAGCTGGAGGTCACATTGATGGTTTACCTCACAAGGCGTGTGGGTTTTTGTGCCAGTCACCGCCTTTTCAATCCACATCTTTCAGATGAAGAAAACGAGAAGATTTATGGCCGCTGCAGCAACCCGAACGGCCATGGCCACAATTATACCCTCGAGGTTACAGTGTGCGGTTCTCCTGAGCCGCGAACCGGTATGGTCATCGACCTAAAGGAGCTGAAACGCATCATCGTTGAGGAAATCGTGGAACGCGTGGACCACAAACATTTGAACACGGATGTGGATTTTCTTCAGGGTGTGATCCCGACTTCCGAGAATCTTGTGATTGCTTTCTGGCAGCTTTTGGAGCGCCGGCTTGGGGGCAGATGTCAGCTGCACGAAATCCGATTATGGGAGACGGCGAACAACGTTGTAAGTTATCGTGGAGAGGGAGAAAATCTGGTTCGGGTTACTGGCTGAGAGATGACGTGGAATCTGCGCGCCGCGTGGTGCATTCCAAGCCAAGCCGACTTCTATGGGTGGTAGGGAAAAGTTACTCTCCCCTATTTTAGAGCCTCTAATAGTTCATCCGCCGTCCGCGGCACCAGATGTGGACGGAGGGGGGTGCCATCCGATTTGTAAAAGCCGAGCGTTCCTGCTCGGAATGCCTGTAACTGACGTGCCAGTTCCGCGTCGGTGCGCATGTCGCATTTCACCGTCAGCCACGAATTCGCGATAGCCGCACGCACTCGTGGATCCTCGAGGATTCTCTTCTCTACGTAGTTACTGTTTTCGGAGTCAGGATTGGCGAAAAAAACGAGGATTTTCTTTTTCTGCTTTTTGGCAAGATCAAGCGCTGTAGGAATGTCCTTTTGCCAAGTAAGTGGGGGGGCTTGGATCGGTGGGGTTGGGCCTGTCCCGACGGATGCAGTGGGGGACGGGAGGGGTTTCACCAACCCCAACACGATGTTTGCCGGCTTCTTCACCTGTCCCTGCAGCTGGCCTCGATACTCTGCGATCAACACGCGAGCTGTGACTTGAGCGCCGACTTTGAGCTGGTCGTGAAACGGGATCTGGTTCCATGTGTCTGGCCAGATCACCACGCGAAGACTCCCGGTGTTGTCCTTCAGGACCAAGGAGTGTGGAGCGGTTTCTTTCCACGATGGGGTATAGTTGACCACATTGCCCTCGATGGTGACCTCGGTGCCGATAAAAGATTTCGTCAGTTCACCGAGCGGCTGAATGACGGATACATCGAACGGAGGCGCGGGAGATTGCTGTGCTTGAAAAACGCTCGCTTGGATGATCCACACGGCGGTCAGTATCAGGCCTACCCGCTTCATTTTCTGGATCCTTTCTGCGCTACTCCCTATCCAG
Coding sequences within it:
- a CDS encoding 6-pyruvoyl tetrahydrobiopterin synthase; amino-acid sequence: MVYLTRRVGFCASHRLFNPHLSDEENEKIYGRCSNPNGHGHNYTLEVTVCGSPEPRTGMVIDLKELKRIIVEEIVERVDHKHLNTDVDFLQGVIPTSENLVIAFWQLLERRLGGRCQLHEIRLWETANNVVSYRGEGENLVRVTG